Proteins co-encoded in one Gehongia tenuis genomic window:
- a CDS encoding bifunctional diguanylate cyclase/phosphodiesterase produces the protein MLQNTASLRDALTHVTEEYVSDVSYQLTNDIYSRIEANKRALSMLGSVLSEYSGADAEQMLKKEEQVLDFDALVVINQDGTTIPEKFDIRDLEDPSGIRASFQGESSVIYVEGQNLLFSVPVVENGRIERVLAGVRRKENMQALIQPKSYAGNGLTCIVDSNGNVVISPTDTKPFLQLDSIFLSETDSKSKESVVEMKTDLENGRPGAFRFTSVDGTELVMSYQVLGVNDWFLLTMVPAGLISEEADTYLLRFFLIVGGIMCVFALFLLVMVQFYRANGKHLEEIAFTDPLTGGLNEAAFQVEYKKLAQNMLPDTYTVVFLNVKGFKLINENYGIRAGNETLKYIHQVLKEHVGPEELLARTNADHFFLCLKEREPERVQARIDEMLQAVNSFARYADIHYYLTLNQGAYCIDDPGLNITIIQDRARAACKLQKQATVCSFYNDDMMLRMKKERELIGFFEGSIQNHDFVVYLQPKVKLEDGRPGGAEALVRWFHPERGVIYPSDFIQLFEKTDHICELDRYVFEEVCKLIRRWREEGRELLPISVNLSRVHFRNLNFLRDFSALKEKYGVPDNLIEFELTESIFFDDQQRELVKSAVQEMHRHGFYCSLDDFGVGYSALALLKDVDVDTIKLDRQFFMDMDGIKARSVIEGFLSLAHRLDIKTVAEGIETKEQVDYLREADCDMVQGYVFSKPRPICEFEDWLDQQK, from the coding sequence ATGCTTCAAAACACAGCTTCTTTGCGGGATGCGTTGACCCATGTTACGGAGGAATATGTATCCGACGTCTCCTATCAGCTCACCAATGATATCTACAGCCGTATTGAGGCGAATAAGCGTGCGCTTTCCATGCTCGGCAGCGTTTTGTCAGAGTATTCGGGTGCGGATGCGGAGCAGATGCTGAAAAAAGAGGAGCAGGTTCTGGATTTTGATGCCCTGGTGGTTATCAATCAGGATGGAACGACAATTCCAGAGAAATTTGATATTCGCGATTTAGAGGATCCATCCGGTATACGGGCGTCCTTTCAAGGTGAATCATCGGTGATCTATGTGGAGGGGCAGAACCTCTTATTTTCCGTTCCCGTTGTGGAAAATGGGCGGATTGAACGCGTATTGGCGGGTGTTCGCCGCAAGGAAAACATGCAGGCGCTAATTCAGCCCAAAAGTTATGCGGGCAACGGCCTGACCTGTATCGTAGACAGCAATGGCAATGTGGTGATCTCACCCACGGATACGAAACCTTTTTTGCAGCTAGACAGCATCTTTTTGTCCGAAACAGATTCGAAGAGCAAGGAATCCGTTGTGGAGATGAAGACTGACCTGGAAAATGGAAGGCCCGGTGCGTTCAGATTTACATCGGTGGATGGAACGGAACTGGTCATGTCCTATCAGGTTCTGGGGGTGAATGACTGGTTTTTGTTGACGATGGTGCCGGCGGGGCTCATCTCGGAGGAGGCGGATACCTATCTTTTACGCTTTTTCTTGATTGTGGGCGGCATTATGTGTGTGTTTGCTCTGTTCCTTTTGGTAATGGTTCAATTCTACCGAGCCAACGGCAAGCATCTTGAAGAGATTGCGTTCACGGATCCATTGACCGGAGGTTTGAACGAGGCCGCGTTCCAGGTTGAATACAAAAAACTTGCTCAAAATATGCTTCCCGACACTTACACCGTTGTCTTTTTGAATGTCAAAGGTTTCAAGCTTATCAATGAAAACTACGGTATAAGAGCGGGCAATGAAACGCTGAAATATATCCATCAGGTGCTGAAAGAACATGTGGGTCCGGAGGAGCTGCTTGCCCGAACCAATGCCGATCATTTTTTCCTATGCTTAAAGGAAAGAGAGCCGGAACGTGTCCAGGCACGAATTGACGAGATGCTGCAGGCGGTCAATTCTTTTGCCAGATATGCCGATATCCATTATTATTTGACGCTCAACCAGGGCGCTTATTGCATCGATGATCCCGGCCTCAACATCACAATTATTCAGGACCGGGCAAGAGCGGCCTGTAAGCTCCAAAAACAAGCCACGGTCTGCTCCTTTTACAACGATGACATGATGCTCCGGATGAAAAAGGAACGGGAGCTTATCGGATTTTTCGAAGGCTCCATCCAAAATCATGATTTTGTGGTCTATTTACAGCCCAAGGTAAAGCTGGAGGATGGACGGCCCGGCGGAGCGGAGGCATTGGTGCGCTGGTTTCACCCCGAACGGGGCGTAATCTATCCTTCGGATTTCATTCAGCTTTTTGAAAAAACGGATCATATCTGTGAACTTGACCGATATGTATTTGAGGAAGTATGCAAGCTGATCCGCCGCTGGCGGGAAGAGGGCCGGGAGCTTCTTCCGATTTCAGTCAATCTGTCCCGAGTTCACTTCCGGAATCTCAACTTTTTACGGGACTTTTCTGCACTGAAGGAAAAATACGGAGTTCCAGATAATCTTATTGAGTTCGAATTGACGGAATCCATCTTCTTTGATGATCAGCAGCGGGAACTGGTGAAAAGTGCCGTACAGGAAATGCATAGACATGGTTTCTATTGCTCGCTGGATGATTTCGGGGTGGGTTATTCGGCTTTGGCTCTGCTCAAGGATGTTGATGTGGACACCATCAAACTGGACCGTCAGTTCTTTATGGATATGGACGGAATCAAGGCTAGAAGCGTCATCGAAGGCTTCCTGTCCCTGGCGCACAGGCTTGATATAAAAACTGTAGCGGAAGGAATTGAAACCAAGGAGCAGGTCGATTACCTGAGGGAAGCGGACTGTGACATGGTGCAGGGATATGTTTTTTCAAAGCCCCGTCCCATTTGTGAGTTTGAGGATTGGCTTGACCAGCAGAAGTAA
- a CDS encoding MATE family efflux transporter — protein MQQDHLLQEKISKLFVRYALPSMLSMFGMSLYVFADTYFIATGVGAIGLTALNIVLPFYSLIFGLGHMIGIGGAIVYTLDRVAGRKEEADGVFSLSLCLAAVPAILFMILGCFFANELCTALGASPDALPYSVTYVQVVALFTPMFMANSILSAFVRNDHAPNLAMAGMIAGALFNIVFDYIFIFPMKMGMFGAALATAISPVIGILVQIFHFFRKKNGFGFHKFTFRWSTVGRIARGGTNSLITELAGGIVVFAFNAAILTRMGDVGVAAYGIIANIAMVAVSLFNGISQGIQPLISANASANQGDRCRQALRIANVTAFGVGLLLWLCSILFPGPIIEAFNRDGVALLTQYASEGIGIYFSSFLLAGINIVVASYFQARLMSKQSIALALCRGFFAILAGLWTLPFIFGNTGIWLTVPFAELVTLIVALIFLKLNHARTDILPEGPLVREEQAP, from the coding sequence ATGCAACAGGATCATTTGCTGCAGGAAAAGATAAGTAAATTATTTGTTCGTTATGCGCTGCCCAGCATGCTCAGCATGTTTGGGATGTCTTTGTACGTCTTTGCGGATACCTATTTCATTGCAACGGGCGTGGGGGCCATCGGCCTTACGGCGCTCAATATTGTGCTGCCTTTCTACAGCCTCATCTTTGGCCTTGGGCATATGATCGGTATTGGCGGCGCTATCGTCTATACTTTGGACCGGGTCGCCGGCCGCAAGGAAGAGGCGGACGGTGTGTTCAGCCTGTCCTTGTGTCTTGCGGCCGTTCCCGCCATCCTGTTTATGATATTAGGCTGTTTTTTTGCCAACGAACTCTGTACGGCTCTCGGCGCTTCTCCAGACGCCCTGCCTTATTCGGTGACCTATGTCCAGGTGGTCGCCCTGTTTACGCCTATGTTCATGGCAAACAGCATCCTCAGCGCCTTCGTGCGCAACGATCACGCACCCAATCTGGCCATGGCAGGCATGATTGCGGGCGCGCTGTTCAATATCGTATTCGATTACATCTTTATTTTCCCCATGAAAATGGGGATGTTTGGTGCAGCTCTGGCCACAGCTATTTCGCCGGTAATCGGGATATTGGTGCAAATCTTTCATTTCTTCCGCAAGAAAAATGGGTTTGGATTTCATAAATTCACCTTCCGCTGGAGCACAGTGGGAAGGATTGCTCGGGGCGGCACCAACAGCCTTATCACGGAGCTTGCGGGCGGCATCGTAGTTTTTGCCTTCAATGCCGCTATTCTGACCCGCATGGGGGATGTGGGCGTTGCGGCCTATGGAATCATTGCCAACATTGCCATGGTGGCTGTATCCCTTTTCAATGGGATCAGTCAAGGCATTCAGCCCCTGATCAGCGCCAATGCCAGCGCCAACCAAGGGGATCGCTGCAGACAGGCGCTCAGAATCGCCAACGTTACGGCCTTCGGGGTGGGCCTTCTGCTTTGGCTGTGCAGCATTCTTTTCCCGGGCCCCATCATAGAGGCTTTCAACCGGGACGGTGTGGCGCTGCTGACCCAATACGCATCCGAGGGTATCGGTATCTATTTCAGCAGTTTCCTGCTGGCCGGCATCAACATCGTGGTGGCCTCCTATTTTCAGGCGAGGCTCATGTCCAAGCAGTCCATAGCCCTGGCTTTGTGCAGAGGATTCTTCGCTATTCTGGCGGGGCTTTGGACACTGCCGTTCATTTTTGGAAACACAGGCATCTGGCTTACGGTGCCCTTTGCGGAACTGGTTACCCTTATTGTTGCGCTCATCTTCTTAAAGCTGAACCACGCCCGCACCGATATTCTGCCTGAAGGGCCTTTGGTTCGGGAGGAGCAAGCACCGTAA
- a CDS encoding VOC family protein codes for MVTGIIHVAYNAKDMEASVNFYCDKLGFTRHVDINHKDGSPWIVYLRVPSAIPQYLELFYGQQERPASDLNPWTTVGYNHLCLSVDDIEETCATLKSKGVVLDKEPNLGDDGNYQAWIHDPDGNRIELMQMMPNSMQYSREKNLP; via the coding sequence ATGGTAACCGGAATTATACATGTGGCATACAATGCCAAGGACATGGAGGCATCCGTAAATTTTTATTGCGATAAGCTCGGATTTACCCGCCATGTGGATATCAACCACAAGGACGGCAGCCCTTGGATCGTCTATCTGCGGGTCCCTTCGGCCATTCCTCAATATCTTGAACTGTTCTATGGACAGCAGGAACGTCCCGCTTCGGATCTCAACCCCTGGACCACCGTGGGGTACAACCATCTGTGCCTCAGCGTCGATGATATTGAGGAAACCTGTGCCACCCTTAAGAGCAAAGGCGTGGTTCTGGATAAAGAGCCTAACCTGGGTGACGATGGCAACTATCAGGCCTGGATCCATGATCCCGATGGAAATCGCATCGAACTCATGCAGATGATGCCCAACAGCATGCAATATTCAAGAGAAAAAAATCTACCCTAG
- the gdhA gene encoding NADP-specific glutamate dehydrogenase, translated as MSYVSEILENLQKKNAHEPEFLQATHEVLESLEPLINSNPAYEKNGILERLVEPERAIMFRVPWVDDAGKVQVNRGFRVQFSSAIGVYKGGLRFHPSVYLGIIKFLGFEQIFKNSLTGTPIGGGKGGCDFDPKGKSDGEVMRFCQSFMTELYRHIGPEVDIPAGDIGVGGREIGYLYGQYKRITGRYEGVLTGKGLTFGGSLGRTEATGYGLIYLVNEMIAAKGKSFEGAKVVISGSGNVATYAAEKAMAYGAKVLAMSDSNGYVYDPEGIKLDVVKQIKEVERKRIKEYAERVPSAAYHEGCREIWTIPCDIALPCATQNELDEMGAKELIKNGCYAVGEGANMPTTLEATKLFLENKILFAPGKAANAGGVAVSALESSQNSMRMSWSFEEVDAQLKNIMINIYKNISSAAAEFNAEDNFVTGANIAGFKKVADAMLAQGIV; from the coding sequence ATGTCTTATGTATCGGAAATCTTGGAAAATCTTCAAAAGAAGAATGCTCATGAGCCTGAGTTTCTGCAGGCAACCCACGAGGTTCTTGAGTCGCTGGAACCTTTGATCAACAGCAATCCCGCTTACGAAAAAAATGGTATCCTGGAGCGGCTGGTGGAGCCCGAACGGGCGATCATGTTCCGTGTTCCCTGGGTGGATGATGCCGGCAAGGTACAGGTGAACCGCGGCTTCCGCGTTCAGTTCAGCAGCGCCATCGGCGTGTACAAGGGCGGCCTCCGCTTCCATCCTTCCGTCTATCTTGGCATCATCAAGTTCCTGGGCTTTGAGCAGATCTTTAAGAATTCCCTGACCGGCACCCCCATCGGCGGCGGTAAGGGTGGCTGCGATTTTGATCCCAAGGGAAAGAGTGACGGCGAGGTCATGCGTTTTTGCCAAAGTTTTATGACCGAGCTGTACCGCCACATCGGTCCCGAAGTTGATATTCCCGCGGGCGACATCGGTGTGGGCGGCCGGGAAATCGGCTACCTCTATGGCCAATACAAGCGTATCACCGGCCGCTACGAGGGTGTTTTAACCGGCAAAGGGCTCACTTTCGGCGGAAGCCTTGGCCGCACCGAGGCCACCGGTTATGGTCTCATCTATCTCGTCAACGAAATGATCGCCGCCAAGGGCAAATCCTTTGAGGGCGCCAAGGTCGTCATCTCCGGTTCCGGCAATGTGGCAACCTACGCCGCCGAAAAAGCTATGGCATACGGCGCCAAGGTGCTGGCCATGAGCGATTCCAACGGCTATGTGTATGATCCCGAAGGCATCAAGCTGGACGTGGTCAAACAGATCAAGGAAGTGGAGCGCAAGCGCATCAAGGAATATGCCGAGCGTGTGCCTTCCGCCGCCTATCACGAAGGCTGCAGAGAGATTTGGACCATCCCCTGCGACATCGCGCTGCCCTGCGCCACTCAGAATGAACTGGACGAGATGGGCGCCAAGGAACTGATTAAGAATGGCTGCTATGCTGTGGGTGAAGGCGCCAACATGCCCACCACTCTCGAAGCCACCAAGCTCTTCTTGGAGAACAAGATCCTGTTTGCTCCCGGCAAGGCCGCCAATGCCGGCGGTGTGGCCGTGTCCGCTCTTGAATCCAGCCAAAACAGCATGCGCATGTCCTGGAGCTTCGAAGAGGTGGACGCACAGCTTAAAAACATCATGATCAATATCTACAAGAACATCTCCTCCGCTGCTGCCGAGTTCAACGCCGAGGACAACTTTGTGACCGGCGCCAATATCGCCGGTTTCAAGAAGGTTGCCGACGCCATGCTGGCTCAGGGAATCGTCTAA
- a CDS encoding citrate/2-methylcitrate synthase has protein sequence MLSDPNRDYSAITPEILEFAELCRKNGTIDAELYTRHKVNRGLRDLNGKGVLTGLTEISDIQSSKIVDGKSVPCEGVLRYRGFNIYDIVGGFMKEKRFGFEEVAYLLLFGDLPSSGELQGFSELLANYRTLPTSFVRDIIMKAPSRDMMNTLARSVLTLYAYDNRADDVSVPNVLRQCLQLIALFPLLAVYGYQAYSHYHDGNSLYIHSPQPDLSAAQNILYILRPDSQYTELEAHILDLALVLHAEHGGGNNSTFTTHVVSSSGTDTYSTVAASLGSLKGPKHGGANIKVVQMFEDMKQNLKDWTDEKAVRDYLRKLLHKEAFDRAGLIYGMGHAVYSLSDPRATIFRNFVKSLSEEKGLGEEYALYTLVERLAPEIIAEERRIYKGVSANIDFYSGFVYSMLNLPLELYTPIFAISRIVGWSAHRIEELVNGGKIIRPAYMSVSDCRAYSVLAER, from the coding sequence ATGCTTAGCGATCCCAATCGTGATTATTCTGCAATCACACCTGAAATCCTGGAGTTTGCTGAACTCTGCAGGAAAAACGGCACCATCGATGCCGAACTTTACACCCGTCACAAGGTCAACCGCGGCCTGCGCGATTTGAACGGCAAGGGCGTTCTGACCGGCCTTACCGAAATCTCCGACATCCAATCCAGCAAAATTGTGGATGGCAAATCCGTTCCCTGCGAGGGAGTGCTCCGTTACCGCGGCTTCAACATCTATGATATCGTGGGCGGTTTCATGAAGGAGAAGCGTTTTGGATTTGAGGAGGTTGCCTATCTTTTACTCTTTGGCGATCTGCCCAGTAGTGGCGAACTCCAGGGGTTTTCGGAACTTCTGGCCAACTATCGCACACTGCCCACCAGCTTTGTACGGGACATCATCATGAAGGCGCCCAGCCGGGATATGATGAACACTCTGGCCCGCAGTGTGCTCACCCTCTATGCCTATGACAACCGGGCCGACGATGTGAGCGTGCCCAATGTGCTGCGCCAGTGCCTGCAGCTGATCGCGTTGTTCCCCCTGCTGGCGGTGTACGGTTATCAGGCCTACAGCCATTACCACGACGGCAACAGTCTGTATATCCACAGTCCCCAGCCGGATCTGAGTGCTGCGCAGAACATCCTGTATATTCTCCGTCCGGACAGCCAGTACACCGAGCTTGAAGCCCATATTCTCGATCTAGCTTTGGTCCTTCACGCGGAGCATGGCGGCGGCAACAATTCCACCTTTACCACGCATGTGGTTTCTTCATCCGGCACGGACACCTATTCCACCGTCGCGGCGTCCCTGGGCTCCCTCAAGGGACCCAAGCACGGCGGCGCCAACATCAAGGTGGTGCAGATGTTCGAGGACATGAAACAGAATTTAAAGGATTGGACCGATGAAAAAGCGGTGCGGGATTATCTGAGAAAGCTTTTGCATAAGGAAGCCTTCGACCGAGCGGGTCTCATCTACGGGATGGGCCACGCCGTGTATTCTCTCTCCGATCCCCGAGCCACCATCTTCAGGAATTTTGTCAAAAGCCTTTCCGAAGAGAAAGGTCTTGGGGAGGAATACGCGCTCTACACGCTGGTGGAGCGTCTGGCACCCGAAATTATCGCTGAAGAGCGGCGCATCTACAAAGGCGTCAGCGCCAATATCGATTTTTACAGCGGATTCGTATACAGCATGCTGAATTTGCCTCTTGAACTGTACACTCCCATCTTTGCCATCTCCCGTATAGTCGGCTGGAGTGCCCACCGCATCGAGGAGCTGGTCAACGGCGGCAAAATTATCCGCCCCGCCTATATGAGTGTTTCAGACTGTCGCGCCTACAGCGTTCTCGCCGAACGATAA
- a CDS encoding ABC transporter substrate-binding protein translates to MCLSSVLILAGCSAKPAISTETSSVPAAASATPAPTPVAGGELKINMPKITAGDGGMHPLITPYRDMIDVLGLVYESPLRYDDNHKLSANLVESWEVDEAGTTWTFKLRDNIEWQKGYGQLTSDDVLYSFDVVKNNEESFYSAAVSRFASYEKVDELTFKVTTSTPYYGVLHAMTLPIVCRAYFTTHSSGVEAPGTGPYAFESMDGNGVSFTVNENWWKREPYIPKIRAVMMEDDAAAFAAYDAGELDVVASSSYTANKYKTRADQVVDYGTQQYDFMAMSLYREIFQDVRVRQAVCYAVDIKEIITKAYMSQVIQADIPLNPSSFYYDHTLDGYDRDLPRARQLLAEAGYSDANGDGILEKGGSNLSFTILTDLSKTDTVHDDAAFLLAKQLEEAGFEVKVLTLDWEAFNERVTARNFDALLTSFYVDEYPDLTFCFFSSGVSNLNAFRVSEVDEALNAQHKYLTPEAYRTGMSTLHAMLVRQAPYVSIGFRTNTIVAKTTVRGIKTGSENHLYQNIDQWYIAE, encoded by the coding sequence TTGTGCTTAAGTAGCGTCCTGATCCTGGCCGGCTGCTCGGCAAAACCCGCGATCAGCACGGAAACGTCCAGTGTACCGGCTGCCGCTTCGGCAACGCCCGCACCCACGCCGGTGGCGGGCGGGGAGCTGAAGATCAACATGCCCAAGATCACCGCGGGGGATGGGGGAATGCATCCTCTGATCACGCCCTACAGGGATATGATCGACGTGCTGGGCCTGGTGTATGAAAGCCCCCTACGCTACGATGACAACCACAAGCTTTCCGCGAACCTGGTGGAAAGCTGGGAAGTGGATGAGGCAGGCACCACGTGGACTTTTAAGCTCAGGGATAATATTGAGTGGCAGAAGGGCTACGGCCAGCTGACCAGCGACGACGTTCTCTACAGCTTCGATGTGGTAAAAAATAATGAGGAATCCTTCTACAGCGCCGCTGTATCAAGGTTTGCCTCCTATGAGAAGGTGGATGAACTGACCTTCAAGGTGACCACCAGCACACCCTATTACGGCGTGCTTCACGCCATGACACTGCCCATTGTGTGCCGGGCCTATTTCACCACCCACTCCAGCGGTGTGGAAGCGCCGGGGACTGGTCCTTATGCGTTTGAAAGCATGGATGGGAACGGCGTCAGCTTCACGGTGAACGAGAACTGGTGGAAGCGCGAGCCCTATATACCAAAGATCCGTGCGGTGATGATGGAGGATGACGCGGCGGCTTTTGCAGCCTATGATGCGGGCGAATTGGATGTGGTTGCCTCCTCGTCCTATACCGCCAACAAGTATAAAACCCGGGCCGATCAGGTGGTGGACTACGGAACCCAACAGTACGATTTTATGGCCATGAGCCTGTACCGGGAGATCTTTCAGGATGTGCGGGTACGGCAGGCGGTATGCTACGCCGTGGACATCAAGGAGATCATCACGAAGGCTTACATGAGTCAGGTGATTCAGGCGGACATTCCCCTTAATCCCAGTTCTTTTTACTACGATCATACGCTGGACGGCTATGACCGGGATCTGCCCAGGGCCCGTCAGCTTTTGGCGGAAGCGGGTTACAGCGACGCCAATGGCGATGGTATCCTGGAAAAGGGCGGGTCCAATCTCAGTTTCACCATATTGACGGATCTCTCCAAGACGGATACGGTTCATGATGATGCAGCCTTTCTCCTGGCCAAGCAGCTGGAGGAGGCGGGTTTTGAAGTGAAGGTCCTCACTTTGGACTGGGAGGCCTTCAATGAGCGGGTGACCGCCCGGAACTTTGATGCGCTGCTCACCAGCTTCTATGTGGATGAATACCCAGATCTGACCTTCTGTTTCTTTTCCAGCGGGGTATCCAATTTAAATGCCTTCCGCGTATCGGAAGTGGATGAGGCGCTGAACGCCCAGCACAAGTATCTCACGCCTGAGGCCTACCGAACGGGGATGAGCACCCTTCATGCCATGCTGGTGCGTCAGGCGCCCTATGTGAGCATTGGCTTTCGGACGAATACGATCGTGGCTAAAACCACGGTGCGGGGCATCAAGACCGGTTCAGAAAACCATCTTTATCAAAACATCGATCAATGGTATATAGCAGAATAA
- a CDS encoding lytic transglycosylase domain-containing protein, with protein sequence MKKTIKILLIILIVLALIVGGLILVRNKYLPLEYQSEIEVCSKEFNLDPYYVTAVIRTESRFRPAVVSSAGAVGLMQIQPETGEWIAGKLDMDFSADKLTDPAVNIRLGCWYLRFLLDRFDDPIAALAAYNSGQGRVDDWLASDEHSKDGITLDEIPFEETRNYVKKVERFEKLYKWLYPGLEKTDGIVLK encoded by the coding sequence ATGAAGAAAACAATCAAGATTCTGCTCATTATTTTGATCGTTCTGGCTCTCATTGTGGGCGGGCTTATTCTGGTTCGGAACAAGTATCTGCCTCTAGAATATCAAAGTGAGATTGAGGTCTGCAGCAAGGAATTCAATCTGGATCCCTATTATGTGACAGCGGTGATCCGCACTGAAAGCCGATTTAGGCCTGCCGTCGTATCCAGTGCCGGAGCGGTGGGACTGATGCAGATACAGCCGGAAACGGGCGAGTGGATCGCGGGCAAGCTGGATATGGATTTTTCAGCGGATAAGCTCACCGATCCCGCTGTCAACATCCGGCTTGGCTGCTGGTATCTTCGTTTCCTTTTGGATCGGTTTGATGATCCCATCGCCGCTCTTGCGGCCTACAACAGCGGGCAGGGCCGGGTGGATGACTGGCTCGCCAGTGACGAACACAGCAAGGACGGCATAACATTGGATGAAATTCCTTTTGAAGAGACAAGAAACTATGTTAAAAAGGTGGAGAGATTTGAAAAGCTCTATAAATGGCTGTACCCGGGCCTCGAGAAGACTGACGGCATTGTGCTTAAGTAG
- the coaE gene encoding dephospho-CoA kinase (Dephospho-CoA kinase (CoaE) performs the final step in coenzyme A biosynthesis.), whose product MIVVGLVGGIAAGKSTVMQQLSKLGAAVIDGDQVTRVLQRPGELGWAAIRQTFGPDYFLENGELDRGKLAQLVFSDSKALKKLNAVMFPLITEFLERELTEVMARGTEMAVVEGAALYESGLLDMMDEVWLVRADPEVRRKRLMARNGYSDAEARMRMDAQISEAILERIATRIIDSSDASENSTWEQVQKCYRDAVAKGK is encoded by the coding sequence ATGATCGTAGTTGGACTGGTGGGCGGCATCGCGGCGGGAAAATCCACGGTGATGCAGCAGCTCTCCAAACTTGGAGCAGCCGTAATCGATGGGGACCAGGTGACCCGCGTTTTGCAGCGCCCTGGGGAACTGGGATGGGCGGCCATTCGTCAAACCTTTGGTCCGGACTATTTTCTTGAAAACGGGGAACTGGACCGCGGGAAGCTCGCTCAGCTGGTGTTTAGCGACTCCAAGGCTCTTAAAAAGCTCAACGCCGTCATGTTTCCGCTCATCACCGAATTTCTGGAGCGGGAGCTCACCGAGGTGATGGCCCGGGGCACCGAGATGGCGGTGGTGGAAGGGGCTGCCCTCTATGAGAGCGGCCTACTCGACATGATGGACGAGGTGTGGCTGGTACGGGCGGACCCCGAGGTGCGGCGAAAGCGCCTGATGGCAAGAAACGGCTATTCGGATGCTGAGGCCCGGATGCGAATGGACGCGCAGATATCCGAGGCCATCCTTGAAAGGATTGCAACGCGGATTATCGACAGCTCCGATGCGTCGGAGAATTCCACCTGGGAACAGGTACAAAAATGCTATCGCGACGCGGTAGCAAAGGGTAAATAG